A genomic segment from Candidatus Melainabacteria bacterium RIFOXYA2_FULL_32_9 encodes:
- a CDS encoding 50S ribosomal protein L21: protein MLAVVETGGKQYEVTEGRYIDVELLDTNVDESLVFDKIVMIVDGENTKVGQPYVEGATVKAKVLNHGKDKKIIVYKQRCKKGYRKKQGHRQNYTRVMIESIELV, encoded by the coding sequence ATGCTTGCAGTAGTTGAAACAGGTGGAAAACAATACGAAGTAACCGAGGGAAGATATATTGATGTCGAACTTTTAGACACCAATGTAGATGAGTCCCTTGTGTTTGACAAAATCGTAATGATCGTTGATGGAGAAAACACAAAAGTAGGTCAGCCTTATGTTGAAGGCGCTACAGTAAAAGCTAAAGTATTAAACCATGGCAAAGATAAAAAAATAATCGTTTATAAACAAAGATGTAAAAAAGGATATCGCAAAAAACAAGGTCATAGACAAAACTATACAAGAGTTATGATCGAAAGTATCGAATTAGTATAA
- a CDS encoding 50S ribosomal protein L27 — translation MAHKKGMGSTRNGRDSAAQRLGVKKFGGEFVSAGNIIIRQRGTKFHPGNNVGIGKDDTLFALIDGKVQFESHRRDRKCVSVYAAV, via the coding sequence ATGGCACATAAGAAGGGTATGGGTTCAACCCGAAACGGTCGTGATAGTGCAGCGCAACGACTTGGTGTTAAGAAATTTGGCGGTGAGTTTGTAAGTGCAGGAAATATCATCATTCGCCAGCGTGGTACAAAATTCCACCCAGGAAATAATGTTGGTATTGGTAAAGATGATACATTATTCGCTCTTATTGATGGCAAAGTTCAATTTGAAAGCCATAGAAGAGATAGAAAATGCGTTAGCGTTTACGCTGCCGTTTAA
- a CDS encoding flagellar motor switch protein FliM, translating to MSDPDILSQSEIDNLLSSLAVGLENIEEVRRQDNIVLQDTAIIEGMSSDEDKKGYKLYNFRRPDKFSKDHLRALHDIHKEFSRQLALILTAYLRMHIDIDVVSVDQLTYDEFARSMPNPITIGILELNPLPGQILLGMSHEVTSSIVDRMLGGTGISETKARELTDIEEALSRKVLDKITKTLEDSWKSILPAQGAVVGIDSNYTLIQITSPGEIVALVTLEIQISGRHSGLMSLCFPYPVLESVLSQLSSQHIFQTKGMISTAEDKQKILTRLGTSSMQVNVMLGSADITVKDLFELKIGDVLKLDSLVKDNLVLKVNQIPKFLARPGIHNGRVAVNVTDIVDENDYNE from the coding sequence ATGTCTGATCCGGATATTCTATCACAATCAGAAATAGATAATTTGTTGTCTTCTCTTGCTGTTGGCTTAGAAAATATAGAGGAGGTCAGAAGGCAAGATAATATTGTCTTGCAAGATACTGCTATAATAGAAGGCATGTCTTCTGATGAAGATAAGAAGGGATATAAACTTTATAACTTCAGGAGACCTGATAAATTTTCAAAAGATCATTTAAGGGCATTACATGATATTCATAAAGAATTTTCAAGACAATTAGCTCTTATTTTAACTGCTTATTTAAGGATGCATATTGATATAGACGTTGTATCAGTTGACCAGTTAACCTATGATGAATTTGCACGTTCAATGCCTAATCCTATAACAATAGGTATTCTTGAATTAAATCCATTACCCGGGCAAATTTTACTTGGAATGAGCCATGAAGTTACATCAAGTATTGTTGATAGAATGCTTGGCGGTACAGGAATAAGTGAAACAAAAGCAAGAGAACTAACTGATATTGAGGAAGCTTTATCAAGAAAAGTTTTGGATAAAATTACAAAAACACTTGAAGATTCCTGGAAAAGTATTCTTCCAGCCCAAGGTGCAGTTGTTGGAATAGATAGCAATTATACCTTAATACAAATAACAAGCCCTGGAGAAATTGTAGCTCTAGTTACTTTAGAAATTCAAATATCAGGAAGACATTCAGGGTTAATGAGTTTATGTTTTCCATATCCCGTTTTAGAGAGTGTACTTAGTCAGTTAAGTTCACAACATATCTTCCAGACAAAGGGTATGATTAGTACAGCTGAGGATAAACAGAAGATTCTCACCAGATTAGGCACCTCCAGTATGCAGGTTAATGTAATGTTAGGTAGTGCTGATATTACAGTCAAGGATTTGTTCGAATTAAAAATAGGCGATGTTTTAAAACTGGATAGTCTGGTAAAAGATAATCTGGTTCTTAAAGTTAACCAAATACCAAAGTTTTTAGCCAGGCCAGGCATTCATAACGGTAGAGTTGCTGTTAACGTCACAGATATAGTGGATGAAAATGACTACAATGAATAA
- a CDS encoding uracil-DNA glycosylase codes for MPEDQLSLFNYSETNNDIRNTTLKDVKEVCRTCIKCDLSKSRTQVVFSDGNPEAKLMIIGEAPGRNEDETGIPFVGRAGKLLDKILLSQNITREKEVYICNTVKCRPPENRVPTDAEKEACRVYLDSQIQLIRPRLILLAGATAVKSMLDTKAPISKIRGQWFDGPLDSKIMPIFHPSYLLRNESKEPGTPKWLMWEDIQEVRRALDAL; via the coding sequence ATGCCAGAAGATCAATTAAGCTTATTTAACTACTCTGAAACAAATAATGATATTAGAAATACCACTCTAAAAGATGTTAAAGAAGTTTGCAGGACTTGTATTAAGTGTGATCTTTCAAAATCAAGAACCCAAGTGGTTTTTTCGGATGGCAATCCTGAAGCTAAACTAATGATAATAGGAGAAGCGCCAGGTAGAAATGAGGATGAGACAGGTATTCCTTTTGTTGGCAGAGCTGGAAAATTATTAGATAAGATATTGCTATCTCAAAATATAACCAGAGAAAAGGAAGTTTATATTTGTAATACTGTAAAATGTCGTCCTCCTGAGAATAGAGTTCCAACAGATGCTGAAAAAGAAGCTTGTAGAGTATATCTCGATTCTCAAATTCAGCTAATTCGTCCCAGATTAATTTTATTAGCAGGAGCTACAGCGGTAAAATCTATGCTTGATACGAAGGCTCCTATATCAAAAATTAGAGGACAGTGGTTTGATGGGCCTCTTGATTCTAAAATAATGCCTATATTCCATCCTTCATACTTACTGCGTAATGAATCAAAAGAGCCAGGCACTCCTAAATGGTTAATGTGGGAGGATATTCAGGAAGTAAGAAGAGCTCTTGATGCTTTATAA